A genomic window from Thermoanaerobaculia bacterium includes:
- a CDS encoding PIN domain-containing protein, translated as MEVPSSPRQGRRRQICEDGRTRERDSRIAARFVGVIVDSSILIESERERFDFEEFIIRERIDDVRIASVTASELLHGVERAANPSTRDERASFVQSILDRLPTEPFTLDTARIHARVWAALAGKGQRIGSHDLIIAATAIEHGLEVATLNEKEFRRIERLRLIPTMPYRRRAR; from the coding sequence GTGGAAGTCCCATCCTCGCCTCGCCAAGGGCGACGCCGGCAAATTTGCGAGGACGGTCGCACGCGCGAAAGAGACTCTCGAATTGCCGCACGATTCGTGGGAGTAATCGTCGACAGCTCCATCCTGATCGAGTCGGAACGGGAGAGGTTCGACTTCGAAGAATTCATCATCCGCGAACGGATCGACGACGTCAGGATTGCGTCGGTCACCGCCTCGGAGCTGCTTCATGGCGTCGAGCGCGCGGCGAATCCCTCGACTCGAGATGAGCGGGCGAGCTTCGTGCAGAGCATTCTCGACCGACTCCCGACGGAACCATTCACGCTCGACACCGCGAGAATCCACGCTCGCGTGTGGGCCGCGTTGGCCGGCAAGGGCCAAAGGATCGGATCGCACGACCTCATCATTGCCGCGACGGCAATCGAGCATGGTCTCGAAGTCGCCACGCTCAACGAAAAGGAATTCCGACGCATCGAAAGGTTGAGGCTGATTCCGACGATGCCGTACCGACGTCGGGCTCGATAG
- the mdh gene encoding malate dehydrogenase produces MQHKVTVIGGGNVGATAAQRLVEREIADVCLIDVIDGLPQGKSLDMMESAPVEKFDAKISGSNVYEPSAGSDIVVVTAGLARKPGMSRDDLLHKNTEIVGAVCREAFRHSRDAIFIIVSNPLDAMCEVAMRVTGLPRERVIGMAGILDSARMRWFIAEALNVSVENTHAFVLGGHGDSMVPLPRYSTVSGVPITELLPKEKIDEIVTRTRNGGIEIVNYLKTGSAYYAPSSAVVEMVDAILRDKKKILPCAVKLAGEYGIRDLFIGVPVKLGRKGAEKVMEIELSADESAALSKSAAAVKELCDLLKV; encoded by the coding sequence ATGCAGCACAAAGTCACCGTGATCGGCGGGGGGAACGTGGGCGCGACGGCCGCGCAGCGCCTCGTCGAGCGCGAAATCGCGGACGTCTGCCTGATCGACGTGATCGACGGGCTGCCCCAGGGGAAGTCACTCGACATGATGGAGTCCGCTCCGGTCGAGAAGTTCGACGCGAAGATCAGCGGCTCCAACGTCTACGAGCCCTCCGCGGGTTCGGACATCGTCGTCGTGACCGCGGGGCTCGCGCGCAAGCCGGGGATGTCGCGCGACGACCTCCTGCACAAGAACACCGAGATCGTCGGGGCGGTGTGCCGCGAGGCGTTCCGCCACTCCCGCGACGCGATCTTCATCATCGTCTCGAATCCGCTCGACGCCATGTGCGAGGTCGCGATGCGCGTGACGGGGCTGCCGCGCGAGCGCGTGATCGGAATGGCCGGAATCCTCGATTCGGCTCGCATGCGCTGGTTCATCGCCGAGGCGCTGAACGTCTCGGTCGAGAACACGCATGCCTTCGTGCTGGGCGGCCACGGCGACTCGATGGTGCCGCTGCCGCGCTACTCGACGGTCTCCGGCGTGCCGATCACCGAGCTCCTCCCGAAGGAGAAGATCGACGAAATCGTGACCCGGACGCGCAACGGCGGGATCGAGATCGTCAACTACCTGAAGACCGGATCGGCCTACTACGCACCGTCCTCGGCCGTCGTCGAGATGGTCGACGCGATCCTGCGCGACAAGAAGAAGATCCTCCCGTGCGCGGTCAAGCTCGCGGGCGAGTACGGCATCAGGGACCTCTTCATCGGCGTCCCGGTCAAGCTCGGACGCAAGGGCGCCGAGAAGGTGATGGAGATCGAGCTCTCGGCCGACGAGAGCGCGGCGCTTTCGAAGTCGGCCGCGGCGGTGAAAGAGCTCTGCGA
- a CDS encoding HAMP domain-containing sensor histidine kinase — protein sequence ASQQGVLRLFFFRELPILGLVAVIALPAFSIHRLADEASLDVAHEPEFLERLLAYPRRIAVLDMAASAGFFFLGALQLRVMGQAPAIEAAKIVVFGFLTGVLFGVAAFFLLQAVIRPLLIAVAERGGHRASTTAFPLTQKIIVSSLALAFVVTGLIGEIALSWAQRFAEARTAESSRERLRVLSVESAMKPLRDAAAWRAFFERRRLPAGTGTLLVMSREGFRVAMWPPKPPRPDAALIASDEWREAVGRIGSGTVIARRGENRVVTSLPLTSGWRLIEFAPPDREVLRQFAVSVVPVGIEILLLSIALAWAVGRGLTRPVRDLERRTRRFGEDPGSVGETLAPTDDEIGGLVSSFARMEGEIRAMQEQLRVTERRAATAELLAGVAHEVRNPLFGITSTAAALEGELGDDSRVAPHLAVIRKESDRLTRMIEEMLALQRAPRRTTARVPLLPILDRAAQTVRARLASRSPEIAVEAPFDLELADADPERIGSVFSNLFENAVLCSESSVHVSCRARRGDGFASITVEDDGPGLTAEMRERLFEPFVTSRPGGTGIGLAVSRQIVLEHGGAIDVRSPAGGPTVFEVSLPAA from the coding sequence GGCCTCGCAGCAGGGCGTCCTCCGCCTCTTCTTCTTTCGCGAGCTCCCGATCCTCGGCCTCGTCGCGGTGATCGCGCTCCCGGCGTTCTCGATCCACCGGCTGGCCGACGAGGCATCGCTCGACGTCGCCCACGAGCCCGAGTTCCTCGAGCGGCTGCTCGCGTACCCGCGGCGGATCGCGGTCCTCGACATGGCGGCGAGCGCGGGCTTCTTCTTCCTCGGCGCGCTGCAGCTCCGGGTGATGGGGCAGGCGCCGGCGATCGAAGCGGCGAAGATCGTCGTCTTCGGTTTCCTGACCGGGGTGCTCTTCGGCGTCGCGGCATTCTTCCTGCTCCAGGCCGTGATCCGCCCTCTGCTCATCGCGGTCGCCGAACGGGGAGGGCACCGCGCATCGACGACGGCGTTTCCTCTGACGCAGAAGATCATCGTCTCGAGCCTGGCTCTGGCCTTCGTCGTGACCGGTCTCATCGGCGAGATCGCGCTGTCGTGGGCCCAGCGATTCGCGGAGGCACGGACGGCTGAGAGCTCGCGCGAGCGGCTGAGGGTGCTTTCCGTGGAATCCGCCATGAAACCGCTGCGCGACGCCGCCGCCTGGCGAGCGTTCTTCGAGCGCCGGCGGCTCCCGGCCGGGACAGGTACCCTTCTCGTCATGAGCCGGGAGGGCTTTCGGGTGGCGATGTGGCCGCCGAAGCCGCCGCGGCCCGACGCCGCGCTGATCGCTTCCGACGAGTGGCGCGAGGCGGTCGGCCGGATCGGATCGGGCACCGTGATCGCGCGCCGGGGGGAGAACCGCGTCGTCACGTCGCTGCCCCTGACGAGCGGATGGCGGCTCATCGAGTTCGCTCCTCCCGACCGGGAGGTCCTACGGCAGTTCGCCGTTTCCGTCGTGCCCGTCGGCATCGAGATCCTCCTTTTGTCGATCGCGCTCGCCTGGGCGGTCGGGCGCGGACTGACTCGGCCTGTCCGGGATCTGGAACGACGGACGCGACGCTTCGGGGAAGATCCCGGCTCCGTCGGCGAGACGCTCGCGCCGACCGACGACGAGATCGGCGGGCTCGTGTCGTCCTTCGCGAGGATGGAAGGCGAGATCCGGGCGATGCAGGAGCAGCTCCGCGTCACCGAACGGCGCGCCGCGACGGCGGAGCTCCTCGCCGGCGTCGCGCACGAGGTGCGGAACCCGCTCTTCGGCATCACGTCCACGGCGGCGGCCCTCGAAGGGGAGCTCGGCGACGATTCGAGAGTCGCGCCGCATCTGGCGGTCATCCGGAAGGAGAGCGATCGTTTGACGCGCATGATCGAGGAGATGCTCGCGCTGCAGCGAGCCCCGCGGCGAACGACCGCGCGCGTTCCCCTTCTGCCGATCCTCGACCGAGCCGCGCAGACCGTCCGGGCGCGCCTGGCATCGCGATCGCCGGAAATCGCGGTGGAGGCTCCATTCGATCTCGAGCTCGCCGACGCCGACCCGGAGCGGATCGGGAGCGTCTTCTCGAATCTCTTCGAGAACGCGGTGCTTTGCTCGGAATCGTCCGTCCATGTGTCCTGCCGGGCGCGCCGCGGCGACGGATTTGCTTCGATCACCGTCGAGGACGACGGCCCCGGGCTCACCGCCGAGATGAGAGAGCGCCTGTTCGAGCCCTTCGTGACGTCGCGCCCCGGCGGGACCGGCATCGGCCTCGCGGTGTCGCGACAGATCGTCCTCGAGCACGGAGGCGCGATCGACGTTCGGTCTCCGGCGGGCGGGCCGACGGTTTTCGAGGTAAGCCTGCCGGCGGCGTGA